The genomic window GCAGTACTAGTACACAACAGTACTGTAACTGCAGTACTAGTACACAGCAGAACTGTAAACTGTGTATTTCTGTGGTTAAATCCAAATGTGTGATTATTCGATGATTAGAAAATATTGAATGTACAGACGACAGCAGGAGCAGGAAAAGGACAGGAAACAGACAAATATTTAAactgtgtctgtgtttatttAGAACATCTGCATTTATTCCAGGTTCTCATGTAAActgtgtctcttatcacatgtttaaggacCCCCGTTCATAAGCTGAGGTGCTTCTGGGGGTCCTGTTACAAAATGGATCTGGAAACTGAATTATGATTTGGACTGTTTGTAATAATTCTGTAATAAACTGACAGAACTGAACTGTCAGCCAACACGTCCTTCGTGTGTGTCATACTCGGTGCAGGACTCCTGTTTTGTCAGTCAGCTGCCTTCACTGTTCCACAGTCTCCATGACAACACTAATACAACTGTAAAGCTACAGCACCACCTAGTGACCACTGCATGAAACATGAATTTatgatgaatttgtaaagtgtataaactccacagtccaggctgtggaactcatgttagtgtgggttccacatccagaccaatctgatctacagtccaataagaacagcagaagaacccacacagaagaaccactgcagatttactactgggtttgatgggaaggaaaaaaagtacattatgtctataaataatgacaacttcaaatatttgtctttgtttcagtgcaaaaaaataacattaaattctgaaactctttccatttccaaactctcctgtaccaataaactgtgactaacctgaacaaatgtgtccaacctgaaatgtctgtattaaattcagtccagtttgaactcttttcttcctgttcctcagtgtttagtgtctttggagatctgatccagaatgcacatggactaatgagaagtggaggaagaagactgagaaaattacactgatttttcttcagaaatttcagtttttttcaggttattcacatcttttttgtttggatagtttacaaaagtatgttcataatttaatggggggtttttgcactaaaacaaagagaaaaattgtcagttgtcattatttctgggttcttctgttcttattttactggttgggtccactgcagatcaaatcagactgaatgtggaacctgaaacaacaggagtttgagaaccctggtttacAGGTTTCATTAGAAGCATCAGACGTAATGTTCCtccagggttaaggttaaggttagggttaaggttagggttaaggttagggttaaggttaaggttaaggttaaggttaaggttaaggttaaggttagggttaaggttaaggttaaggttaaggttagggttaaggttaaggttaaggttaaggttaaggttaaggttaggactGAGGCTCCTGCACAGTGCACCAGTAAAGTCAAAATGGTTTTCATACATAGTTTTTTtaactttcattttttaaaatgtatttcatcaacttgatccataaacaaaaacactaaatactcaataaccatcatatttttttaaccctttatcctcctcagaccctggaaatgtcagcagtaccagcttttgttgtttttattaaatcagtgcctatattggaaacatcctgatgcaacagttttttcagatgcagtttttaaacatttttatgggatgtcctttgtggtagacagtttccttttctgttttttttgtataaagttgtgaaactcttgtccacaaatgtggacagaaaacccacagttGGGTCAGAGGAGGATAAATGacataatgtaaacaaacaatatttttgatgcaaaaaacaaaagaaaaaaaaagtttttttccccaatatccTACAAACACAGTCGTCATAATGTCGCCTCCACTCGTTGGGAGGACCGACgagacagctgttcaaaggcaAATGTCACTGTAGTGTGTTAGAGTATTACCCTAACCCTCTGTATCACATGCAGTGGCAGACACAGCTGTTGAACACACACTAAACCATTaaactgttcattatttttatcatGAGTTCGGACTTTTCTTGCCTCAGAATTATTCATTAAATTggtacccccccccacacacacacacacacacactttgtgtATTCTATTTGTTATTAAACCACCATCATTTATTTCACTTGAACTTTAAACGACCTTTATAAAAGCACTCACTCTGTTCGATACAGACTGACATTGTTTTATTCAGGTACTTGATAACATTCAAACACAACTTCACCAAAAtacagatttaaaaaacaaaccacaaacaaaacagaaaaaactcctGCATGGCTGTGGTTCATACAGGAGAACAAACTAAACAGTCCAAAACATGGTCCACTGACAGCACAacctgaccaatgaggagagggggGGGGCAGTACATGTGACCATAACCACCCAAACAGGACCAGGTCTGACCAGGACTAAAACCACATGTCCATGATCCACCGTCCTGGACTCATGTGATCCAGAACAGACACGACTGGAAACAGACCCACGCTCCAACCCCAGACCCACGCTCCAACCCCAGACCCACGTTCCAACCCCAGACCACCCTCATCTTCACTGAATTaagaagaaccccccccccccgtttgaaAGGATGCATGCTTTCAGAACCCGGTGGGAACCCGAGGCCAGCGCTGGAACCGGCTGAAGGATCCGAAGCTTCATCTGGATCTGAGGagcgaaaaacaaacacaaagaagAACCGCCTTCATCTGGAAGGGTTAGTgtggaccaggaccgggaccgggaccgggaccgggaccaggaccagatcCCTCATCCTGGACTCCAGATCTATGCTTTGTCTCATCCTCTGACCCAGTGGACGAGGCAGGTTCCAgtggcccctccccctcagtGTTCATTACATGTTATTGCCCCGCCCACCCCACCCTCATTAAACACAAGTGCCCCGCCCCTTTTCTGTGACTCAGCGTCCGTCCGTCTATCCGCTCCCGACGGCCGCCTTCCTCATCACTTCCTCGTCCTGGACCGACAGCTCGGTCAGCTTGCGTCCCAGTCTCTCGTGCAGGTCCAGGTATTTGGCCACGCAGCGGTCCAGACACACCGACTCGCCCTTCGTAAGCTCCGCCTCCTTGTAATGCGGCGGTACGCACTTCCTGTGGCAGGCGTTGGTCATCCTGGGAGGACAAGGAAAACAGGAGGTAAGGGTGACCTGGAGTTGGAGCTCAAAGTCCAACACTGAGACAGAAGTCCAACTAaaacagaaccagtgtccctgaacgtcagcgtctgttcgatgtggatcagaaccagctgaatgtgtgaggttctaaggttctgttctatgtcctggttctgttctatgttccagtcctggttctgttctgtgttccagtcctggttctgttctgtgttccagtccttctatcagtgaccaataggaactagactgatatctggaaccatttacatgttctaaaccatcaacatatggaccagtagaaggaaaggaacagggaGAAGATTTAAAACATgagtcaaaaattcaaaaatccaaatttctggAAACTCAACAAACTTTATAGACACTGTCGTGAAGAAGAAACAGATCAAATTAGACATGAATCAGACCAGTAGATTCAGAGCCGACGTTTGAAGAAATTACAGGTGAAGCTGAGGCTGGAACACTGTGTACGGGTTTGGTTTGTGTCCGTCAGTAGATCTACAGGAAATAAGAACTGCAGGTTGTTTGCAGTTTGTTCCAAGTCTTTAAACTtggaaaaataagacaaagtCCAGATGAACCTGCAGAGCACAGGTTCTGACGCCATGTTTATGTGTGTCCTACCCAGTtcagttagggtcagggtcagggggtcttaaacctgttagggtcagggggtcttaaacctgttagggtcagggttagggggtcttaaacctgtcagggtctgggttagggggtcttaaacctgtcagggtctgggttagggggtcttaaacctgttagggtcagggttagggggtctTAAACCTGTCAGGGTTAAggggtcttaaacctgttagggtctgggttagggggtcttaaacctgtcagggtctgggttagggggtcttaaacctgtcagggtcagggttagggggtctTAAACCTGTCAGGGTTAAGGGGTCTTAAATCtgtcagggtctgggttagggggtCTTAAACCTGTCGGGGTTAGGGGGTCTTAAACCTGTCGGGGTTAGGGGGTCTTAAACCTATCAGGGTCTGGGTAAGGGGGTCTTAAACCtgtcagggtctgggttagggggtcttaaacctatcagggtctgggttagggggtcttaaacctgtcggggtctgggttagggggtcttaaacctgtcagggtctgggttagggggtcttaaacctgtcagggtctgggttagggggtcttaaacctgttagggtcagggttagggggtctTAAACCTGTCAGGGTTAAggggtcttaaacctgttagggtctgggttagggggtcttaaacctgtcagggtctgggttagggggtcttaaacctgtcagggtcagggttagggggtctTAAACCTGTCAGGGTTAAGGGGTCTTAAATCtgtcagggtctgggttagggggtcttaaacctgtcggggttagggggtcttaaacctgtcggggttagggggtcttaaacctatcagggtctgggttagggggtcttaaacctgtcagggtctgggttagggggtCTTAAACCTGTCGGGGTTAGGGGGTCTTAAACCTATCAGGGTCTGGGTAAGGGGGTCTTAAACCtgtcagggtctgggttagggggtcttaaacctgtcagggtctgggttagggggtcttaaacctgtcagggtctgggttagggggtCTTAAACCTGTCGGGGTTAGGGGGTCTTAAACCTATCAGGGTCTGGGTAAGGGGGTCTTAAACCtgtcagggtctgggttagggggtCTTAAACCTATCAGGGTCTGGGTAAGGGGGTCTTAAACCtgtcagggtctgggttagggggtcttaaacctatcagggtctgggttagggggtcttaaacctgtcagggtctgggttagggggtcttaaacctgtcagggtctgggttagggggtcttaaacctgtcagggttagggggtcttaaacctgtcagggtctgggttagggggtcttaaacctatcagggtctgggttagggggtcttaaacctatcagggtctgggttagggggtcttaaacctgtcagggtctgggttagggggtcttaaacctatcagggtctgggttagggggtcttaaacctatcagggtctgggttagggggtCTAATCCAGCAGGGGTCTGCTTCACGTGCACATGGATGCAGAGGCTCGTGCACAGTAAACCCTCATCTTCAGTGGACTGTTAGCAGAACACCAAACATGCTAGGATCATTTAGAACAGATGATACTGTAAACGCAGATATTCTTTTAAATCACTCTTTGGGGAAAACGTGTCTTCAGTCAGACACGTGCACGCATTAGTTTACTGCAGTGAAGTAGAGGAGTTAGCCTTTAGCAGCTAGCTGCCGTTAGCCTTTAGCATGGCTCCGTCTTTACCGGTTGTACATGTCCGCCATCATCTCCACCTCCAGCTCCGCCGCCAGCTGCTGCGCCTTCATGGGGTCCATGTCTGCTGTCACCCGGCtcccaccgcacacacacaccggCCTGGTTCACCCTCTGCTCCGGACACACACCACGGCTTCAGCTTTAACCTTCACAACCCGCAAGAAAAACATGCGTGTACCGGTTCCGCTGCCGTTTCCGGTGTCAATAAAGTTAATTCAAATGAACAGAAGTGACAGTGCGCCCCCTGCTGTCACTTCTGGAATTACAGTCAGAAACATACTCCAAACCTGAAGACAAAGAGAGGAGACCAATGTCTGAACTTACAGAAGTATGAACATATTATAAAGACACTGTatttatcattaataataataataataataataataataataataataataataataataataataataataataaatagcgcttttctatgtactcaaagacgctttacaataaacagccaagggacaaacatacatcaaaggggtaaacagatacggagttaatactaaatggtaatcaaagaacaaatacagagacaaatacggacaaaataaataaacaaataaaccaataaatcaataaataaaggcTCTGCGAGTGTTTTATTAACGCGTGTGAAGCTTCaggttcatttttctgttttcatgtgTGTGCCACATTTTACAggtttaacccttccatgcacgaATCATTAATAAAATTAGTAATATTTAAACCTAAAATATATCCAACTGGATTTCTTTTATATCCTATTTCTTTACCATAATACCCATTATTTATTGTTAGGGATTACAGTGCATGCatcaacagtttaacatgtaatATCAATTTTTGAAGTATAAACACATCCATAAAGCTCTTTCCACAAAGACAATATACTGTTGCTTTAAGAAAACATATCAgttcagtgtaaaatgtaactgtGGCGAAaacttcagtcactgaaaccacaaggattaaactgtaaacaaactATTCTCGTAACTGTTATTTTATGTAACTGTAATTACTTATTAGACAACACAATTAACAATTAAGATTTAACAATTAAGATTTGAGGTCATTACTGTAAATAATATAGCTTGAATTAAagactgaataactgtccactgtaggtctgtcatacatgaaagggttaaggttcggCTCATTTGACCTACTTTATACAGTTTGAtccacagcacaggtgtcaaacatgcggcccggaggccaaatttggcacacataagggtccaatccggcccctaggatgaatttgtgaaatgcaaaaatcacactgaagctatgaacaatcaaggatgttaaaagcattttaggtcaattcaatctaaaaatgatcagaccagtaaaatactatcataataacctattaataatgaaacctatttttctctttgctttagtgtaaaaaagtaaaattacacaaatgtttacatttgcagactagcctttcataaaaaatgtgaataacctgaaatctcttaagagaagtaggtggaattttaatattctgtctgttatttaatattttgtgtatttgtagatccactgtgatctgtaagttgtgatgcatatggataaataataaactaaggcgtaatattgttaatattgcacttattttatttaagagtgctcaggttgttcatatttgttcgtgttatgtttgagtacagttcgtagatgtgaaccttttcatcACGGAATTGTActcttttcactcaaaagttcttatcctattatttatattattttactggtccggcccactttatgtcatatgaggctgaatgtggaactgaactaaaatgagtctgacacccatGATCCACAGGAATGGGTCAGAATCTTAGAAAAACATTGAACTGTTTCCATCTTTACTCAAGTTAATTTAAGGAGAACTATTTTCAACTGACCCCATATAGGATGACTTCATTCTACAGTTTATCAGACCCCTGAAAATCAACCCATTGTCAGATaagtggttttcactggacaggaaggagatgaaaaacagtcaactgaaaAGAAAGGACCGACACATCCAGTAACTCACAGTATCTGAGTAAAGCACCTGTTCCAGAGTTAAAATAACACTGGtacataccaaggttataatacttaacaaaaactaatgaaatgacgaaaactagaattgtaaaaacattttcattaactaaaataaaaaaaaaatttaaaaactataattaaaagaaaaaaaacgataactgaaactgtattgtgtgtttatgaaactaactaaaacatataaaaattatggataaaattccctttgttttcgtctttgttggattaatatgaaatcgacttctttgtctctctcagttttctgtgctgtctccatacgacactttttgctccgtcacttgtgttcacttgtggtttccagtcgtcttctggtccccactctacctggaaacatggagactaaagcagcagagtcctgtctgggattgatttgaataggagcacagagaagaagagaaaagagaccactgaactacaactgaactacaactgaactacaactgaactacaactaaactacaactgaactacaactaaactacaactgaactacaactgaactacaactaaactacaactgaactacaactgaactaaaactgaactacaactgaactacaactaaactacaactgaactacaactgaactacaactgaactacaactgaactacaactgaactacaactgaactgaactacaactgaactacaactaaactacaactgaactacaactgaactaaaactgaactacaactgaactgaactacaactgaactacaactaaactacaactgaactacaactgaactacaactaaactacaactaaactaaaactggactacaactaaactacaactgaactacaactgaactacaactaaactacaactgaactacaactaaactacaactgaactacaactgaactaaaactgaactaaaactaaactacaactgaactacaactaaactaaaactgaactacaactaaactacaactgaactacaactaaactaaaactgaactacaactaaactacaactaaactaaaactgaactacaactaaactacaactgaactacaactgaactacaactgaactacaactaaactacaactgaactacaactgaactacaactaaactacaacaaacatttaaaaaaaatgaaaactaataaaaactatcaaacctgctctaaaaactaattaaaacaaactgaactgaactgtaatgaaaaatccaaaactattagaaccttggtatagACATGGAAATACTCTTTAATAAACCATAATTatgtcatttacatttaacacatcAACCGTTTTCTTCAAATACAaaatcagattatttttcacCGACACATGAAGCAGCTCATGTGCTTTTTCCCTTCATCTGTCCAATCCAAActggaataaaaaaagaataaaacgcACAAATAGAAATGAGGAACTTGGACAATAATGAGCAGAGGTTTGAATCACTACATGTGAACCGCGTTGAGCCCTGAACCAAAGACCACCGACGACGGAGTCCACACCAGGACAGTCCACATTCAAACCGCTCCATGGACTTCATCTGTGGACGCAGGAAGAAAAGAGAGTCCAGTCCTAGACCAGGGCAGAAGTCCAGTCCTAGACCAGAACAGAAGTCCAGTCCTAGACCAGAACAGAAGTCCAGTCCTAGACCGGAGCACAAGTCCAGTCCTAGACCAGAGCACAAGTCCAGTCCTAGACCAGAACAGAAGTCCAGTCCTAGACCGGAGCACAAGTCCAGTCCTAGACCAGAGCACAAGTCCAGTCCTAGACCAGAGCAGAGTCCACATTCGACCACAGTCAGTCCGTTTCATCTCCAGTCACATCTacgtcctcttcatcttcttcaactGGACAGATTTCTACTGTCTTCAGGTCTGTGCGCTCTGTGTCCTTAGGCCGTTTGTCTGGAGACAGAAGGAG from Sphaeramia orbicularis chromosome 1, fSphaOr1.1, whole genome shotgun sequence includes these protein-coding regions:
- the timm10 gene encoding mitochondrial import inner membrane translocase subunit Tim10 — protein: MDPMKAQQLAAELEVEMMADMYNRMTNACHRKCVPPHYKEAELTKGESVCLDRCVAKYLDLHERLGRKLTELSVQDEEVMRKAAVGSG